DNA from Candidatus Saccharimonadales bacterium:
ACCGAAGATATTATGCCTCTAGAAAATCTCCACGAAAAATGGGAGTCATTTGGCTGGCATGTGCAAGAAATCGACGGACATAATATGGACAGTATTATAGATGCTTGCAGCATGGCGCGCGCCGTTGAAAACCGACCAAGTGTAATTATTGCGCATACGATTCCGGGAAAGGGTGTTGGGTACATGGAGTATGACTATCATTGGCACGGAACACCACCAAATAAATCCGAAATGGCTGGCGCACCTTCAGTTAAGGATCAAGCAAGAGTTGCATTAAACGATTTGCGTACTTTGGGCGGCAGAATTACAGGAGAACACCAATAATGCATTTAGTCAAAAATATCGGCGATAAAGATATAAAACAAGAAGCAAATCGCAAAGGTTTCGGTCGTGGGCTGCTCGAGGCAGGTAGGCAAGACAATAAAATTGTTGCGCTATGTGCCGATCTAACCGAATCTACTCAGATTTTACATTTTGCCGAAGCTTTCCCTGAGAGATATTTTAACGTAGGTGTTGCCGAGCAGAACCTTGTGACGGTGGCGAGTGGTATGGCTGCCATGGGTAAAATACCTTTTGCAAGTAGCTACGCAGCTTTTTGTCCGGGGCGATGCTGGGAACAGATTCGTACAACGATTGCGTTGAATGAACAGCCAGTGAAGCTTATTGGCTCACACGCTGGAATTAGTGTTGGTCCAGACGGAGCGACTCACCAGATGCTAGAAGATATCGCTCTTATGCGAACTATGCCTAATATGGTTGTGGTTGCTCCCTCTGATAGCATCGAGGCCGAGAAAGCCACAAAGGCGATTGCAAAAGTTAATAACGCGGTTTACATGAGATTATCGCGCGCAGATAGTCCAGTTTTTACGACCGAGCAAACACCATTTGAGCTAGGCAAGGCTTATATATATCACGAGGGGGCGGACATCGCGATAATGGCTACGGGGACCATGACTTATCAAGCTCTAGTTGCTGCAAAAGTTTTAAAAGACAGCGGAATTAGTGCCTTGGTTTTACATGTTCCAACTATAAAGCCATTAGACGAAAGTGCTGTAGTTGAGGCTGCGAAAAAATGTGGACGAGTCGTAACGGTAGAAGAGGCTCAGATTGCTGGTGGATTCGGTAGTGCGGTCACCGAACTTTTGAGTGAGTTTTTGCCAATGCCAATTTTACGATTGGGCATGAAAGATCGTTTTGGTGAATCTGGCGAACCAAATGAGTTGCTAGATCATTTCGGTTTGCTGGGCGAACATATTGCTAAGAGCGCAAAACAATGGTGCGAAAGAATGCCTCAGTTCTACAGGTAAAATTTATGCAAAATAACGAGCAAAATAATGATAATTCGCCCATAAAACTACACGGACTGGATCTAAGCACTAAGCCGGGTCTTAATTTGAGCAATAAATCAGAATCTAAACTCAGCGTTGTGCTAATGGGGGCGATTATTTTATTCGGGCTTTCGCTAATTGCCGGTGGGCTTTTTGCTTATTTTTACTTTTTTGCGCCCGATCCGGAGGAGCTGCCGGCCGTCGTTGACCCGCGTAATTCAACAACCGTCGACAAGGTGGAGTGGATCGCCCCACAGATACCGGCTAACTACGTGATTCAAAATCAAAAGACTGACACTTCTGATATTTTCGTCTACCAAGACGATGCTTCGGGTTGTAAGGTTACTACCAAAGTTGAGCCGGTCACCCAGAATAAGGAAAACTCCGGTCAGCCATATTACGTAAGGGATATTGACGCAGTGCATGAGTATGAGTTTGGGTCAGAACCGGTTAGCCAGGATGTAGGCGCTTCTGGTGTGGATATAAGTAAGCTAGAAGGCGTAAATATTTATAAGCAGTTTAATTACCAACTTGCCTCCGTTAGCTATGTGTGCAAGTCGGTTGTTTTGGATGCAAAAAAGGCTGAACTAGAAGAGTTTATAAAACAATTTATGGTTAAAACCGAAAGGGCTACATGAGCATAAAACAAATTCGCGACAACTGTGTAAGAGCTAGGCATTTAATGATGCGGTCGCGTCAACAGCATTTTGCGGTTGGAGCCTTTAATATCGACAACCAAGAAACATTAATTGCGGTTTGTCGAGCTGCTCAGGCCAGAAAATCACCAGTCTTGGTGGAGGTTAGTCAAGGCGAAGTTGACGCGATGGGACTGGAAAATATTCGTGATTTAGTTGATAACTATAAAATTGAGTATGGTCTAGAAATGTATATAAATCTAGATCACAGTCCGAGTGTTGAAGCAGCCAAGATGGGAATTGATGCTGGTTTTGAATTTATTCACATTGATGTGAGCCAAGAACGGCATGACGCCACGGATGAGGAGATCGTCGCCGCAACCAAAGAAGTTGTAAATTACGCAAAATTTACAGGCGCGCTAGTAGAAAGTGAGCCACACTATTTTGCGGGCAGCTCAAATTTGCACACCGAAAAAATCGACTACGATGAGATTAAGAAAACATTCTCTACCCCAGAAGGTGCAAAAACTTTTGTAGATGCAACTGGGATTGATACGTTTGCGGCAGCGATTGGTAATTTGCACGGAAAATATCCTGTTCCAAAGGAATTAGATTTAGAGTTGCTGCAAAAAATTCGCCAGGCAATTAGTTGCAACATTAGTTTGCATGGCGGCAGTGGAACGCCAGGTCACTACTTTACTGAGGCTGCAAAAATTGGTGTAAGCAAAATTAACATAAATTCAGACATGCGCTTTGCCTTTAGAAAAACCTTAGAAAAGGTGCTTGCCGAGAATCCGGATGAATACGCCGTAGTTAAGCTAATGCCCGAGGTTTACAAAGAGGTCCAGAAGGTTGTAGAAGAAAAAATTACCACCTTTGGTTCAGAAGGTAAAATGGTTGTATGATCCCGCGACTGAGGATGTTGTGCATAGGTACGGCAACGCAAGATGTATTTTTGCGTGGCGATATTTTTAAGGGTAAGCGCGAGAACGGCGAAATGTTTGCGCACATCCCTTTGGGTGAAAAACTCGATGTTGATGAAGTAGTTTTTACTACTGGCGGAAACGCGGCCAATGCCTCGGTTACTTTTGCGAGACAAGGATTGGACAGTAATTTTATGGGGGTGATTGGGACTGATCCGGCAGGTGAAGCAGTGCTAAGAGATCTTGACGCGGAATCTGTTGGGACTAGCCATCTGAAACAGAAAGATGATTTTAAAACTGGCTACAGTACTGTGCTTCTTGCGCCAAACGGCGAACGAACTATACTACGAAATCATGGCAACGTGATAAATGCCGATGGATCAGATATTGATCTGGACGCGATCGCGAAAGCCGATTGGTTATATTTATCTTCGCTAGGGTCGATGAGTTTGCTCGAAAAAGTCATCAGTCTTGCGGGCAAAAATGGGGTTCAAGTCGCCATTAATCCCGGCACGATGGAGCTTCGGCAAGCTTCGAAGTTACGCGATATGCTGGCCGATGTTGCGGTTTTGATTACCAACAAAGAAGAAATGCAGGAATTGGTCGAAGGGAAAACTGCCGAAGAGTTGCTGAGGCATGCAGCACAACTTGTGCCGACGGTGTTGATTTCGGATGGTCCGCGAGGCTCAATTGCTACAGATGGTAAAAAAATCGTAAAAGCTGGAATGTATAAGGACGTAAAAGTTGTAGACAGATTAGGCGCGGGCGATGCATTTGGCAGCGGGTTTGTTGCTAAATTTGCCCAAGGCGCTAGTTTGGCCGACGCTGTGGTTTTTGCTAGCGCGAATTCGACGTCTGTTGTTACAAAAATTGGCGCAAAAGCCGGGATCTTACATGCTGGCACAAAACTTAGCAAAATGCCGATACAAGAAAAGGATTTTTAATGTCAAAGTTTTTGAGCGATCTACTAAACGCCAAAGAACCGTTATTTACGAAAAGCCTGGAGCAACTTGAATCTATCTCGCATAAGCAGGGCGTGGACGCCAAACTCGTTGGCGATATTCACATAAAAGCTCGCAATTCTATAAAGGCACTCGGGCTTGATCCGGCCGATACTACAGGTCCCGAGCTGTACCATGCGCTAAACGCAAAAATCAAGACGCACGACGAGCTTTTGGCTAAAAAAATTGGCGGAAATTATAATCAGGCAGTTCAGGATTTGTTGCCATTGATCCGTGACGCAGTGGAAAAAGTAAAAATGCCACGAAATGCCTGGGTGCTTAAAAAAAGTGTAGCCAAAGAAATGCTGCGTAAAAATCCACCAAAAAATATTATGAAACGTTTGGGATACCGGTCGGTAGATAGCATGTTAAAGCGCGAAAACCTGGCCGAAATTTATGGCGCCCTGCGTTTTGCAGAGGACGGCAAGTGGCTTAATAAATTCAATGAAGGTTATAAACATTTAAAGCCTAGCGATTTTGAAACTCGTAAAATCGAGATTGTAATTATGCCCTATGACCGATGGGCAGATGATGCCGAGCCGTTTGTTCATAAAAAACGCCATAATATTACTCACCTAAAAGAGCTTGGCGTGATCTTAATGCTGCCGGTCAAAGTTAAAACTCTACCGGGTATTACAATGTGGGCGCTTTCGCTTTTGGTACATTATACAAACGAGATTAGGCTGTATAGTTCGTTTTTTAAAACCAAGCAAGTTGCACGCAACTTTGGTGATATTTTTGTGGAAACTTTGATTGCAGATCCAGATTTGGGTCCAGTCATGGCTGGTAATAAAATCCACTGGCGAGTGATTCAGCGGTATTTTGGAAAACTAGAAAACGAAAGCCACCCCGAGATTTTTGAACCCCATGTTCAACCCGAAGATTTACATTGGCGAGCTGCCGAAGAAGTTTTGTACCAAATTGAACCAGAGTTGGAGTTCTGGCGAGATCTTGATTACGTTGGATTGATGTTCCCAACAGATGTAAAAGATAGCGACAAAGCAGAGGTCGATCGTAGGACTTGGCGCCCGCTAGCTTTTAACATGCTCGACGTTGCGGCTAACTACTGTAACGAGGTTGCCTACGCAGGGCGAACAATTTACCATTTCCGCGAGAGTTTGTGGAACGAAGTTTTTATCCGTTATATGAGTCAAAAGACCTTGAAGGAACAAATTTTAAAACAGCTCGATAACGAAATGATCGCGCCGGAGGCAATCTAATGTGTACTGTAGCAACTTGGAAAGATAATGGAATCGCCGTCGTCACAGGGCGGAATATGGACTGGAAAGAAGACATGGCCAGTAAGATATGGATTTTGCCAGCCGGCCAGGAACGAAAAGGTTTTAAGGGCGGAAAATCGCTCGACTGGAAAAGTAAATATGGCAGTGTAGTGACAACTTGTTATGACATGGCAAGCGCAGACGGCATGAACGAAAAAGGCCTAAGCATGCATGTACTTTGGTTGGTGGAAAGTGACTACGGTAAACCTAAAGCCGAGCTGCCTAACCTGCTCGTAAGTTTATGGGGCCAGTATTACGTGGACAATTTTGCCACAGTAGCTGAGGCGATTGAATATACCAAGAACAACCCTTTTAATGTTGTTACAATGCCGATGCCGGGTGGTCAAAAAGCTAGCGCTACTGTGCACTTAATCATTAATGACGCCGAGGGCGATATGGCAGTTTTTGAGTACATTGATGGCCAGTTGCATATTTGGACAGGTGAACAGTATTATGTTGCTACAAACTCCCCAACATTCGATAAGCAGCTTGAAGGCTTACCAGAATATGTTGGGTTTGGCGGTCGTAAACAGATTCCAGGCGACACTTCGGCGGCCAGCAGATTTGTAAGAACCGCTTATTACATGAATCAGCTGCAGAAGCCTCAAAGTTTACGAATGACGATTGCTGGAGTAATTTCACTACTCCGCAGCGCGGCGCAACCATATAGTGTTCCAGATCCAACTCAGCCCAACATCTCGCCTACGATTTGGCGTACAGTTTGTGATCATACAAATCTAGCTTACTACTTTGAGAACACAAAAAGTCCATATTTGGTTTGGCTAAATCTCAGTGATTTTTCGTTTAATCCAGGTAGCCCAACGTTAGTATGTGACGTTAGCTCGGATTTTGATCTGCACGGTGATATAAAAGCTGAATTTAAGCCAGCTGAACCTAGCTTTACCACGATTCCTTAACTTGCTCAACCTAGCCATAAGCTTTTATACTAAAAAGCAATGAGTAAATATCAAATCTGTGTTTCAGGGGCGGCTGCTGGTGATACTGTGGAATCTTCCCATATGTTGGCTTACGCCTTGGGTGTAGCTATTGCTGAACAAGGCCACACACTTTTAACTGGGGCAACTAGCGGATTGCCACAGTATGCGGCTCGAGGCGCCAAGGACCAAGGTGGACTATCGGTTGGATTTTCGCCGGCCGGGTCGATTCGCGAACATGTAAAATCCTATAGACTGCCCGTAAAAGAATTTGACTACATAAATTTTACCAACATGGACTACGTTGGTCGCGACACTTACTTGGTGAGATCGAGCGATGCTGTAATCACGGTTGGCGGCAGAAGTGGTAGCTTGCATGAATTTAGCACTGCGATTGAGAGCCACAAAATCTGCGGCATCCTATTAGGTAGTGGCGGTGTGGCGGATTTTATACCAACCTTACTGGATAAAATTCAAATTCACGCAAAAAAAGACGACATTATCTTTGATACTGATCCAGCCCGCCTAATAAAAACAATTATAGCTAGGTTGGACAAGGAGTATGCCGACTTTAAAGACGAAATCAAGAGTCTTGAGGATCGTCCTAAGAAATCTTTGCGCGGGTAATAATAATTGCGGTATGGCGGAGCTCTCGATGAGAGCTCCGCGTGTTGCTAGAGGTCGAACTGAGCTTCCGAATCAGCTGAAGGAGCGGATGATCAGCAGGCCGCCAACCACGATCAGGACTGCCAGACCCATGACGAGCAGTAGGGGCACTGTTCGGATCCAGTCACGTGGGGTCAGCTTCTTTGACCTGGATTCCTTGCTTGCCACGTCACCACCCACCCAAGGTGTAGCCCCAGGCGATGATGCCGATGCTCAGCAGCAGGCCGCAGACGCCACACCACTGGAACGGGTACGTCTGGAGCGAGCCCCAGAGCCAGCTCAGCAGCCGACGCGGGTAGTACAGCACGATCTCGAGACCGGGCATAGTCATGCTCCCATCAGGTTGTGGATCCATCCACCTAAGCTGGCGGCGATCCCTTCGGTCAGGGCGACCGAAATCAACATTGTGATGACGGTCGAGCGGAATGTGCGGAAGGCCCGCATCTGCGCCACCTCCTCGTAGCTAGGCTACTATACCACTTTTAGGTCACATGGTCTATAGTTGAATATGATCAAATTTTAACCAACTTTAAACATCTGTCGGACGGCACCATGCATACCTTAACAGGTTAGCGTTTTTAATGTATTACAGATGTGGTAACATTGTTTTATGACTGGCTCATTTAAGTTAGTTTCTAAATATCAACCGACAGGCGACCAGCCAACTGCTATCGCTCAGCTTGTTGATGGTTTAAAAAACGGCAAAAAAGAGCAAACTCTGCTTGGTGTAACAGGCAGTGGTAAAACGTTCACGATGGCCAATATTGTGGCGCAGCGCCAAGTTCCAACCTTGGTGCTTTGCCATAACAAAACTTTAGCTGCGCAGCTCTATAGCGAGTTTAAGCAGTTCTTTCCCGAGGCCGAAGTTCATTATTTTGTAAGTTACTTTGATTACTATCAGCCTGAGGCGTACATGCCTTCGAGCGATGTTTATATAGAGAAAGACAGTAAGATAAACGAAGAAATCGACCGGTTGCGACACGCCGCAACCAGCGCGCTTTTAACTCGCCGCGATGTTTTGATCGTTGCGAGCGTGAGTTGTATTTACGGTATTGGATCTGTTGAAGATTATGGTCAGATGGCTATTACTGTCAAAAAGGGAGAACAACGTCGTCAGGATAAACTTTTGCGCTGGTTAAGCGATATTCAATATACGCGCAATGATATTGATTTTCATCGCAGTACTTTTAGGGTGCGCGGCGATGTTTTAGACGTGTTTCCGGCTGGCAGTGAGACTGCGTATCGAATTGAATTTTTCGGTGACGAAGTTGACAGGATTACGAATATCGATCCGCTGACAGGGGAAATTATAAAACAGGTTGACCAAGTTACAATCTTTCCGGGAAGTCACTATGTGACGCCACGCGAAAAGCTTAACGTTGCGATCGAAAAAATCCGCAAAGAATCCGAAGAACGGGTTAAACTTTTTGAAAGTCAAGGTAAGCTTCTTGAGGCGCAACGACTACAGCAACGCACTAAGTTCGACCTTGAAATGCTGGAGGAGACAGGGTTTGTAAAAGGCATCGAAAACTATAGCCGTTATTTAACAAATCGCGCGCCAGGCGAACAACCTGCTACTTTGATGGATTACTTTCCTGACGATTTTTTGATGTTTGTGGATGAATCGCACATGACTTTGCCGCAGGTTCGTGGCATGTACAATGGTGACCGCGCCCGCAAAGAAGTTTTAGTGGATTACGGCTTTAGGTTGCCTAGTGCGCTCGATAACCGGCCGCTAACTTTTACGGAGTTTGAGCGCCACGTTAACCAGGTAGTTTACGTTAGTGCAACGCCTGCCGAGTACGAACTAGGTCGCAGTGGCGAACCGGCACAACAAATTATTCGCCCAACCGGATTGCTCGACCCACCAATACAAATCCGCAAAATCGATGGCCAGATCGACGACTTGATTGGCGAAATTAAAGACACTATAGCAAAAAATCAACGTGTTTTAGTTACAACTTTAACTAAGCGTATGGCCGAAGATCTAACCGAATATCTTAGCGATCTGAACATCAAAGCCACCTACGTACATTCAGATGTTGATACTTTAGAACGTAGTGATATTCTGCGAGATTTGCGACTTGGAGTTTACGATGTTTTGGTGGGAATTAACTTGTTGCGCGAAGGTCTGGATTTGCCAGAGGTTAGTTTGGTTGCAATCATGGACGCCGACAAGGAGGGCTTTTTGCGTTCGGCGCCAGCACTTATCCAAACTGTTGGCCGTGCCGCTAGACACGTCGATGGTCGGGTTATTATGTACGCCGATGTCATTACAAAAAGTATTCAGCAAACCCTAGACGAAACCACTCGTCGCCGCAAAATTCAAGATGCCTACAATAAAAAACACGGAATTACTCCGACGGGAGTTAGTAAAGAAATAGAAGAAGGTTTGCGTGCGGTTATTCCTAAAGAAGCCCAAATGGTTAAGCGTGATATTAACAAGATTCCCAAAGAGGAATATGCTCGAGTCATCAAGGATCTTACGGCTGAAATGGATTTAGCCGCTGCGAATTTGCAGTTTGAAACGGCTGCCGAATTACGTGATTTGATAAATGAACTTAAATCAAAACAGTAGTTTAGATCGTTGATATTGTAAACTCTTCTGCTGGTCGTAAAATGTGTCCATCTCACCAAGAGATGCGTTTTAGAGGCTACGATCACCGAGGAGGTGTTTCATGAAGATCATCGCCAAGATTGTGTCGCGCTTCGGTGCGCTGCTCCGGGCCGATTGCACCTGCGCATGCTGGCAGTGTACTGTTCAGTCCTCGCACTGTCGCAACAGGTCCAACGGCTGCGTCTACTGATCCTCTATCTGTCTGGTGGCAGTCTCGTGTATGTTCACGGGGCTGCCACCACGCCTACCAACTTTTAATAATCGAAATTTTATTTTATAATATAGTTGCAACATCGAGACGGGAGCAGTTCGTGGTTTACTTGAAGGGCAAACCGGGAGTGGATTTCGCGGTTTGTGTCTGTGGCTGCAGGGTTTGTTTGCCGCCGATTTTTGGGCGTCAGCCCGAGACACATTGCGCCGAAGCAACTACGGGATGTATGTTTATCGTTCCGAAAGAGGAGGACTCGCAAGAGGCTTACATTCTGCGTCGCACGATCACAGCTCCAACTCGCTAAGCGATCCGCCCTAGGGTCGAGTCAGGGTTGCGCTTTGCTTAAGGCTTAGTGCGCTCAGGCGGTTGTAGGCGCCGCTATATAAAATGCCTACAAAATCACTGAACTTATATCTGTTGACGGCCACCCTAACAGTGGTTATACTAAAGCCAATGAGCAAAATTACTAGCAATGAAGTGCGTAGAATTGCGGCGCTTGCAAAAATTGCAATTACCGACAAAGAAGCCGAGAAATTCACGGATGAATTGGCTTCTATTCTAAAGTATGTAGAGCAGCTCGATTCAGTTGACACCGAAGGACTGGAACCAACATATCAGGTTACGGGCTTGGTTAACGTCAATCGAAAAGATGAGCTCCAAAATTACGGCGTAGATCAACAAGGTTTACTAAAAAATGTTCCTCAAACCAAAGATAACTATATTGAAGTCCCAAAGGTTCTATGATTACAATCCCACAGATTACCGATGCTATTAACAAGAAGAAACTATCGGCTCGTGCTGCCGTTGAACAAGCTCTAAAAAAGTTGCGAGATTCCGCTGAATATAACTTGGTAATTAGCGAATGTGGCGATATGGCCTTAGCTCAAGCCGATGCTATAGATGCTAAAATCGCTGCCGGCGAACAAGTTGGTCGGTTGGCTGGCGTGCCTTTTATCGCCAAGGATAACTTTTTGACTTTTGGCGGCGACACAACTGCGGCCAGTAATATTTTAAAAGGTTTCAAAGCTCCATATCAATCCACCGCAATCGAAAAACTGCAAGCCGAGGGAGCGATTTTAATTGCAAAAGCTAACCTTGATTCCTTTGGTCACGGCGGTAGTACCGAAAACAGCGACTTTGGCGTAACAAAAAATCCTCACGATAAAACTCGGGTAGCTGGCGGTTCGTCTGGCGGCTCTGCAGCGGCAGTAGCTCTGGATATTGTGCCTTTTGCGCTAGGCACTGACACTGGGGGTTCTAGTCGTCAGCCTGCGAGTTTTTGTGGAGTTTATGGAATTAAGCCAACTTACGGAATGGTTTCACGCTATGGGGTTGTGGCTATGGCAAGTAGCACTGACACTGTTGGACTACTTTGCAATACGGCCGAGGATGCCAGCTTGATTTATGACATTATAGCCGGTAAAGATCCGCTGGACTCTACTAGTTTGCCTGACAGGCCTAAGAGTTTTTTGGTAAAAGATAATCCTGTGAAATCGCTTAAAGTCGGAATCATAAAAGAGGCCATGACTGACGTCGTCCAACCCGAAGTTTTAAAAGTTGTTCGCGAGCAAGCCAAACAACTTCAAAAACTAGGTCACGAGGTAACGGAGGTTAGCGTTCCGTCGAGCATTCTAGCACTGGCGGTTTATTATATTGTGGTGCCTGCCGAAGTCAGTAGTAATCTTAGCCGATACGACGGAGTGCGTTACGGTTACAGCGACAAAGATGCCAAAACTCTGGACGAGCTTTATGGTTTGAGTCGCGACCATGGTTTTAACGCCGAGAACAAACGTCGAATTTTAATTGGTACCTATGTGTTAAGTAGTGGTTACATTGACGCCTATTATCGCAAGGCGCAGACTGTTCGTACAAAATTAATTAACGAGTTTGCCGAGCTTTTTGCCGATTATGACGTATTGATCTGCCCGGTCGCTCCAACTACGGCTTTTAAAATTGGTGAAAACACGGCTGACCCGCTACAAATGTACTTAACTGATGTCATGACGGTTAGTCCGAGCTTGGCAGGTTTGCCGGCAATAAGCGTTCCGGCTGGATTTGACGATAATAATTTACCGATAGGGTTGCAGCTAATCGGCGCGCAAAAATCTGATCCGTTATTGCTTAGCTTAGCTGCTCAGCTAAAAGGAGCGAAGTAATGGTTATGGATGAAGTTTTAATTACCTTTTTGGCAGTTGCGCTTGTTATTGCTCTAGCTCTATTTATTTACATCGGTGTGTTTGGCAAAAAACATAGTTCACTTGACCGCGACTACTACCAACGTCAGTGGGCAATTATCAATCGCCAGCTCGACGGAAGTCAGGCAGAACTACATCAAGCTGTTTTTGAAGCCGATAAGCTCTTAGATCGTGCCCTAAAAGAAAAAGGAATGCGCGGTCAAACCATGGGTGATCGATTAAAAAGTGCTAAAACCTTATTTAGTAATAACAACGCCGTTTGGCAAGCTCATAAAATGCGAAATCGTTTAGCTCATGAGACAGGAGTTAGATTTACGCAGGGTGAAGTCCGCGGGGCAATGACTAGTTTTAAAACCGGCTTAAAAGATTTAGGTGCGCTATGAAAAATCTAGAAAATTATGAACCAACTATCGGAATCGAATGTCATGTCCAGCTAAGTACTGCGACAAAGTTATTTTCGGGTGCGAGCAACGACGACAGGGGTCAAGCTCCGAACACCGTAGTTTCACCTATTTGTTTTGGGTTACCCGGTACTTTGCCGGTATTGAACGAACGCGCCGTGGAACTTGCCATTAGGGCCGGCCACGCACTAAACGCAAAAATTGCCACGGTTAGCAGTTTTGATCGAAAACATTATTTTTATCCAGATCTACCAAAAGGCTATCAGATTACACAGCTTGATCGCCCGATCGTTGGTGAGGGTAAGATTAAAATTAAAGCCGACGGGCGCGAAATCGAAGTGCGGATTAACCGTGCACACCTCGAAGAAGACGCTGGTAAGTTGACTCACCCGAGCGGTGCTGCCTATAGCCTAGTTGACCTAAACCGGGCGGGAACTCCTTTGCTCGAGATTGTAAGTGAGCCAGACATGCATAGTGCAGCTCAGGCTAAAGCATATGCCGAAGAACTTTATTTGCTTATGAAATATGCGGGAGTGACTCGTGGCGACCTGCAACATGGTAATATGCGTTTTGATGTCAATATTTCGGTTGCAAAAAAAGGTGCAGATAAATGGGGCACGCGCGTAGAAATTAAAAACCTAAATTCGTTTAGGGCCGTCGAGCGAGCTGTTGAATATGAAGTCAAACGTCACGTCGAGCTCGTCGAAAAAGGCGAAAAAATTCGTCAGGAGACTCGTGGTTGGGACGACGCCAAGCAAAAAACAATCAGTCAACGCAGCAAAGAAGAAGCTATGGATTATCGCTATTTCCCTGAGCCCGATCTGCCACCGATTGAACTGAGCGTGGGCCAGATCAAAAAGGTTGTAGAATCTATGCCAAAACTGCCGCCGCAACTTAGATTCGAGCTTGAAAGTAAAGGAATCGAAAAATCAATTGCCGAGACACTAATTTTGCAGGACGCACTGACAAATGCGAATTATGTATTTACTGTACTGGGGGTCGGGGAAAAATCTGGCACGAAAGCGGCGCAGTTTGCGGCAAACTTTTTGGTGAATCGTGATATTAAACAGCGTCAGGAAACAGAAGAAAACTTGGCGATCGCAGACGTAAGCCAGTTTAGTGATGTTTATCAGATGTTTAGCGCCAATGAACTTAGTTCAAATGCTGCCGACCAGCTGTTATTTGCGCTTAGGGGTAACGCTGGGGCTGACGCCAGAGCAGAGGCGAATGCTCTTGGATTGGTTCAGGAAAACGACGAAGATGCTATGCGCCAAATTGTGAACGAAGTCTTGCAGGCTAATGTAAAAGCCGCCGAAGATGTTAAAAATGGCGAGCTCAAAGCGATTGGCTTTTTAGTTGGCCAGGTCATGAAAGCAAGTAAAGGCAAAGCAAACCCCGAGCTTGCTAAAAGCCTGATCCAAGATCTACTAAAATAGCCGCGATGGCTGTATAATTTGGATAACTACTTATAAAATGGAGGGTAGTTTTTTATGAGGTTACCAACTAAAGCTGTAATTGCAGCCGCCGGGCTGGGCACGCGTTTCTTGCCGCAAACTAAGGCAATGCCAAAAGAGATGCTGCCAATAGTAGACAAACCGGTTATTCAGATAATTGTTGAACAACTCGTAGAAGCGGGCGTAACGGATGTAATCATTGTTACTGGATCTACAAAACGAGCAGTGGAAGATCATTTCGAC
Protein-coding regions in this window:
- a CDS encoding transketolase family protein, which codes for MHLVKNIGDKDIKQEANRKGFGRGLLEAGRQDNKIVALCADLTESTQILHFAEAFPERYFNVGVAEQNLVTVASGMAAMGKIPFASSYAAFCPGRCWEQIRTTIALNEQPVKLIGSHAGISVGPDGATHQMLEDIALMRTMPNMVVVAPSDSIEAEKATKAIAKVNNAVYMRLSRADSPVFTTEQTPFELGKAYIYHEGADIAIMATGTMTYQALVAAKVLKDSGISALVLHVPTIKPLDESAVVEAAKKCGRVVTVEEAQIAGGFGSAVTELLSEFLPMPILRLGMKDRFGESGEPNELLDHFGLLGEHIAKSAKQWCERMPQFYR
- a CDS encoding class II fructose-bisphosphate aldolase, whose translation is MSIKQIRDNCVRARHLMMRSRQQHFAVGAFNIDNQETLIAVCRAAQARKSPVLVEVSQGEVDAMGLENIRDLVDNYKIEYGLEMYINLDHSPSVEAAKMGIDAGFEFIHIDVSQERHDATDEEIVAATKEVVNYAKFTGALVESEPHYFAGSSNLHTEKIDYDEIKKTFSTPEGAKTFVDATGIDTFAAAIGNLHGKYPVPKELDLELLQKIRQAISCNISLHGGSGTPGHYFTEAAKIGVSKININSDMRFAFRKTLEKVLAENPDEYAVVKLMPEVYKEVQKVVEEKITTFGSEGKMVV
- a CDS encoding carbohydrate kinase family protein, with the protein product MIPRLRMLCIGTATQDVFLRGDIFKGKRENGEMFAHIPLGEKLDVDEVVFTTGGNAANASVTFARQGLDSNFMGVIGTDPAGEAVLRDLDAESVGTSHLKQKDDFKTGYSTVLLAPNGERTILRNHGNVINADGSDIDLDAIAKADWLYLSSLGSMSLLEKVISLAGKNGVQVAINPGTMELRQASKLRDMLADVAVLITNKEEMQELVEGKTAEELLRHAAQLVPTVLISDGPRGSIATDGKKIVKAGMYKDVKVVDRLGAGDAFGSGFVAKFAQGASLADAVVFASANSTSVVTKIGAKAGILHAGTKLSKMPIQEKDF
- a CDS encoding linear amide C-N hydrolase, with protein sequence MCTVATWKDNGIAVVTGRNMDWKEDMASKIWILPAGQERKGFKGGKSLDWKSKYGSVVTTCYDMASADGMNEKGLSMHVLWLVESDYGKPKAELPNLLVSLWGQYYVDNFATVAEAIEYTKNNPFNVVTMPMPGGQKASATVHLIINDAEGDMAVFEYIDGQLHIWTGEQYYVATNSPTFDKQLEGLPEYVGFGGRKQIPGDTSAASRFVRTAYYMNQLQKPQSLRMTIAGVISLLRSAAQPYSVPDPTQPNISPTIWRTVCDHTNLAYYFENTKSPYLVWLNLSDFSFNPGSPTLVCDVSSDFDLHGDIKAEFKPAEPSFTTIP
- the uvrB gene encoding excinuclease ABC subunit UvrB is translated as MTGSFKLVSKYQPTGDQPTAIAQLVDGLKNGKKEQTLLGVTGSGKTFTMANIVAQRQVPTLVLCHNKTLAAQLYSEFKQFFPEAEVHYFVSYFDYYQPEAYMPSSDVYIEKDSKINEEIDRLRHAATSALLTRRDVLIVASVSCIYGIGSVEDYGQMAITVKKGEQRRQDKLLRWLSDIQYTRNDIDFHRSTFRVRGDVLDVFPAGSETAYRIEFFGDEVDRITNIDPLTGEIIKQVDQVTIFPGSHYVTPREKLNVAIEKIRKESEERVKLFESQGKLLEAQRLQQRTKFDLEMLEETGFVKGIENYSRYLTNRAPGEQPATLMDYFPDDFLMFVDESHMTLPQVRGMYNGDRARKEVLVDYGFRLPSALDNRPLTFTEFERHVNQVVYVSATPAEYELGRSGEPAQQIIRPTGLLDPPIQIRKIDGQIDDLIGEIKDTIAKNQRVLVTTLTKRMAEDLTEYLSDLNIKATYVHSDVDTLERSDILRDLRLGVYDVLVGINLLREGLDLPEVSLVAIMDADKEGFLRSAPALIQTVGRAARHVDGRVIMYADVITKSIQQTLDETTRRRKIQDAYNKKHGITPTGVSKEIEEGLRAVIPKEAQMVKRDINKIPKEEYARVIKDLTAEMDLAAANLQFETAAELRDLINELKSKQ